The Pseudalkalibacillus hwajinpoensis DNA window ATCGGAAACACTAGAATAATCACCAGAATTTCCGTATACCCACCAAAGATATCATATGCACCCAAAAGGTAGCGGACCAAATGAGGAACCAATAACCATTGTTGTTGTCGCAATGCCTTTAATACTTCCAAGGTACTCCCTACCAAAATAATCCGGCCAGATAATATTCAGGGTGATTCGCTCAATTCCCACGATCAAACCCCATAGTACCGCAAATACGATAGCAAGTACATAAGTATGAACCTGCGTAAGTAGCAGGATGAACACCATTTGGCCAATGAAAGAAAATCCTAGTACAACATGAACATTTACCCGTTCCAAAATAAACCCTGAAGCCATCGTAACCGGAAAACCAACGATCGCCATAATGCTCAGAATAAGGGCTGCCGTACTACCTGGTACACCCTGTTCACCAAGAATAGAGAACAGATGAAACGTTAATCCCGTGTTGACAAGGGCAGGAATACTAACACAGAAAAGGATAAACCAAAATGCCCTGGTTCTCATTGCCTCCTTCACTGTCCAATTCGTTTCGAAACCTTCATCTTGCTCTTCTTCCATCTTTGCTTCCTTTCTTTCTGCAAGCCTCTTTTTTGAGACCGCGTTGTCTGGAAGAAGGCCCATATCTTCTGGCTTATTTTTGACTAGAAAGAAAACCACTGGAATGAAAATGAGAACCAGAGCAGCCCCTAGAATTCTCCAGGCATTTTCCCATCCGAATGAAGCAATCAACCATGTGTTTAGCGGTGGAAAGGCGGCAGAGCTTAGGAATCCCCCGATCGCCATAAAACTTAGTGCGCGCCCCCGTTTTACAACAAACCACTGTGGCACAAGCGTATTAGGGATTAACGTCATCGATCCCTGTCCAAATAGCCGGAGCATAAAAAAACCGATGAAAAGCATTATCGGCCCAATAACAAAGCTATTCCACAAACAGGCAAGCGCAAGTAAGGACCCCATCGTAAGCATCATCCTTCGCTGTCCATAGCCATCTACCATTCTTCCAACTATAAATAAGAGCACTCCTGCTACAAGTGTCGCCGAAGAATAAATACCAGAAACGAGAGACCTGCTCCAACCAAAATCCTGAATATAATAATCAATAAAAATGGAAATGGCATAGGTTTGTCCTGGTCCAGAGAAGAACACGCCTACTGCCGCAGCTGCGACAATGATCCACCCATAAAAAAATGGCGATTCCTTTTGCTTAGAAGATTGCTGCATCAATTACCCCTCTCAATCTATAACTAAATTCCATTTTATCGAAGAAATGCCTTATTCTAAAGTACTTGGTTGTTCGGAAAAATGATCCTCTAACTCATGGGCACTCTATTCTCACTCCATCACAAGTGGAATAATAGAGGATTTATTTATTTATTTATTTGTAACCTTTAACTTAGCTAACTCGTTTTGTTAAGTAGAAGAAGGAGGGATGCAGAATGGATCAAACATTTGAGCGACTGTATGACAACTATCACTCGAACTTATTTCAATTTATCTTTTATATGGTCAAAAATCGGGCAGTTGCAGAAGAATTAGTTCAGGAAGTTTATATCAACGTACTACGTTCTTATGATAACTATGAAGAACGTAGTAATGAAAAAACATGGCTATTC harbors:
- a CDS encoding MFS transporter — protein: MQQSSKQKESPFFYGWIIVAAAAVGVFFSGPGQTYAISIFIDYYIQDFGWSRSLVSGIYSSATLVAGVLLFIVGRMVDGYGQRRMMLTMGSLLALACLWNSFVIGPIMLFIGFFMLRLFGQGSMTLIPNTLVPQWFVVKRGRALSFMAIGGFLSSAAFPPLNTWLIASFGWENAWRILGAALVLIFIPVVFFLVKNKPEDMGLLPDNAVSKKRLAERKEAKMEEEQDEGFETNWTVKEAMRTRAFWFILFCVSIPALVNTGLTFHLFSILGEQGVPGSTAALILSIMAIVGFPVTMASGFILERVNVHVVLGFSFIGQMVFILLLTQVHTYVLAIVFAVLWGLIVGIERITLNIIWPDYFGREYLGSIKGIATTTMVIGSSFGPLPFGCI